A genomic segment from Epinephelus fuscoguttatus linkage group LG17, E.fuscoguttatus.final_Chr_v1 encodes:
- the cited4a gene encoding cbp/p300-interacting transactivator 4a, with protein MAEHMMMPMTHGFRMGMNGPPQHNGQPGLRALPNGQVMHYGRNPQNNMEAAMRQRQGMVGPGGMAGPVSGAPMANHHHQMMSGNMMYNGQGPQQQHHHMHPQQQQQQQQGGHPQQYLPGNLTSQQLMASMHLQKLNTQYHGHPLSSANGHHMPNGAQYRVGPAQLSGMQHIGGPLGLNGMDMDLIDEEVLTSLVLEFGLDRVQELPELFLGQNEFDFISDFVCKQQPSTVSC; from the coding sequence ATGGCTGAACACATGATGATGCCCATGACCCACGGCTTCAGGATGGGCATGAACGGACCTCCGCAGCACAATGGCCAGCCCGGCCTGCGGGCTCTGCCCAACGGCCAGGTGATGCACTATGGCAGGAATCCTCAAAACAACATGGAGGCTGCCATGAGGCAGCGGCAGGGCATGGTGGGACCGGGCGGGATGGCCGGCCCTGTCAGTGGAGCTCCCATGgccaaccaccaccaccagatGATGTCTGGGAACATGATGTACAACGGCCAGGgtccgcagcagcagcaccatcaCATGCacccccagcagcagcagcaacagcagcagggtGGACACCCGCAGCAGTACCTGCCTGGTAACCTCACCTCTCAGCAGCTCATGGCCAGCATGCACCTGCAGAAACTCAACACTCAGTATCATGGACATCCTCTGAGCTCAGCCAACGGCCACCACATGCCCAACGGTGCTCAGTACCGGGTGGGTCCGGCCCAGCTATCAGGCATGCAGCACATCGGGGGCCCTTTGGGACTAAATGGCATGGACATGGATCTGATTGACGAGGAGGTTCTAACTTCACTGGTGCTGGAGTTTGGGTTGGATCGCGTTCAGGAGCTACCTGAGCTCTTCCTGGGACAGAACGAGTTTGACTTCATATCGGACTTTGTGTGCAAACAGCAGCCGAGCACGGTTAGCTGTTGA